The Fimbriimonas ginsengisoli Gsoil 348 genome window below encodes:
- a CDS encoding ABC transporter ATP-binding protein — protein sequence MTTFPFEYHETLLKVDKVSKTLGDTLVLRDVDLEVKNLVRPGMTQGQVVALLGPSGMGKTTLFRILAGLDAPDSGSVTLEDGEPVRRGTVGVVAQNYPLFAHRTVLGNLVVAGKQIGLSGGEAMTKATELLERFGVKEHGGKYPIQLSGGQRQRVALAQQFMCSNDLLLMDEPFSGLDLLASERVIDFIMEMAAQDEKRTFVIVTHDIHAAVAVADTIWLLGRDRDGSGNPTPGARIQKTFNLAQMGLAWRKGISETKESSDLRREIRAEFTNL from the coding sequence GTGACCACTTTCCCATTCGAATATCACGAGACCCTGCTGAAGGTCGATAAGGTTTCGAAGACGCTTGGCGACACCCTCGTACTTCGCGACGTCGATTTGGAGGTCAAAAACCTGGTTCGGCCGGGGATGACTCAGGGGCAGGTCGTCGCGCTGCTAGGGCCTTCCGGAATGGGCAAAACCACGTTGTTCCGAATCTTGGCGGGCCTGGACGCACCGGATTCAGGCAGCGTTACCCTGGAAGACGGGGAGCCGGTGCGGCGCGGGACGGTAGGCGTCGTCGCCCAGAACTATCCTCTCTTCGCCCATCGAACGGTCTTAGGGAACCTGGTGGTGGCCGGGAAACAGATCGGGCTTTCGGGTGGCGAAGCCATGACCAAGGCGACCGAGTTGCTCGAACGATTCGGCGTTAAGGAGCATGGCGGAAAATATCCGATCCAGCTCTCCGGAGGCCAGCGTCAGCGGGTCGCCCTGGCCCAGCAGTTCATGTGCAGCAACGACTTGCTGCTCATGGACGAGCCGTTCTCCGGCCTAGACCTCCTCGCTTCTGAGAGAGTCATCGACTTCATCATGGAGATGGCCGCGCAAGACGAGAAACGAACCTTCGTGATCGTCACCCACGACATCCACGCCGCGGTCGCGGTCGCTGACACGATCTGGCTCTTGGGTCGCGATCGCGACGGTTCTGGGAATCCTACCCCCGGGGCGCGGATTCAGAAGACCTTCAACTTGGCGCAAATGGGTCTGGCGTGGCGAAAGGGGATAAGTGAGACCAAAGAGAGCTCCGACCTTCGGAGGGAGATCCGAGCGGAGTTTACGAATCTGTAA